The sequence below is a genomic window from Takifugu flavidus isolate HTHZ2018 chromosome 11, ASM371156v2, whole genome shotgun sequence.
AGGTAGCAACCACTTACTTTTTAAAGTGgatcctgtctgcctgcttgtctGACCTCCACCTACCTCACAGGCTTGCTAACTACGCTAGCACCTTGCTGTCaaacccctcccctctctcatgGTTCTGCTCCCAGTAGCAGCACCAAACCCAGGTTTAAGCTACAGCCCagtgtggaggtgctggtgcgTTACGGGTGAACGGAGGCGGCCCAGAGGCTGAGctgagcattagcattagcaacagagTTTCTAGCTCACTGTCTGTGAGGGGACAGTGCTCCCCAGTGCGCCTCTGCACCTCCCTCTATACGTCCATCTGGGTTTTAAAACGGGGCTTAATAGGCCGTCCCTATTTCAATCAGTAACATATTATTCATTCTTGgctgttagcattgttagcatttTCCTTAGCCCACATAGCTTACAGTGGCGTTGTTCCTCGGCCCTTTACAGAAGCAGCTCGCCGGCCTGCTGAGTGACCTCGGCTGCATCAGCTCTGCTCTTCTTACCTatgaaaagctgcagctgtgggaggATGTGGTCATCTGCTATGAGAGGCTCGGCCAACACGGGAAGGTAGGCAGCTCTGCACACACAACAGGAACTCTCAGAGTAGAAGGTCCAGCCTGGGCTGGGAGCCTTTCGTGGTCAGAACTGgagcccagcagctgaaggttcAGTCCGAACCTTCAACAGTTCATCCATTTAGGAGGGTGGGTCCCCTCGAAGCTTCAGTTTCTAGTGCTCCGGATGGTTGGTTTCAGCACCCGTCCAACCAACATGTCAGCCTTGATCCCAGGGGCCAGATCTGAACCTTCTGGTCTCCTGCATGGACCATCCAAAGACTGAAAATATCTTATCTCTCTTAACATCTacagttttccctcttttctgctcctctgttcaGGCGGAGGAGGTTGTTCGTAGGGaactggagaagaaagagacgCCCAGTCTTTACTGCCTACTGGGAGACATCCTAAAGGACCATCAGTACTATGACCGGGCCTGGGAGCTGTCGGGACGCCGCAGCGCTCGGGCCATGCGCTCCaaagccctgctgcacctccagaacaaggagctccagcagggtgTCAGCTGCTTCCAGGAGTCGCTCCGAATCAACACAATTCAGGTGGGAACAACAATCTGTGGCTCAAAGTGTTGAATAAGAGACGGAAAGTGGAGTAAAAcaactcctctcctctcctctcctctcctctcctctcctctcctctcctctccctcccttcctctcctcccctcacgtgtgtgtgtgtgtgtgttgtgtgtgtgtgtgtgtgtgtttgcgcgcgcgtgtgtgtgtgtgcagctcggTGTGTGGTTCGCTCTTGGCTGTGCCTACTTGGCCCTGGAGGACTATGAAGGAGCAGCCAGAGGTTTCCACCGGTGTGTCGGATTAGAGCCAGATGTgagtatttttgttgtttggttcattgtgtgtgtgtgtatatctgtaGTGTCATTGGAGCGTTAGGTCACATCTGGGTGcttttttcctctgtcctcagaACGCAGAAGCCTGGAACAACCTGTCTACAGCCTACATTCGTCTCAGAATGAAGTGAGTGTGTCCTGAGTGCAGCTttcatgtgaacacacacactcacctgtttGCTTCTGCCGCTAAAGGGAACTTTGGTCTCCTCACGTGCACTTGACAAATCAAAAGTAGAGGCGTGGTGGTGCCACAACTTGATATAAGAGCTGTTCCGCTGGCCCTCAGGGTCCCTCCTGCGGTATTCCCAAAACCTCCCCAGCCACTATATTCCCACTGGTCCTCAGATGCCTCTGAGggggcagagcagaggagcatcaTCTCTGTCTTTGAGGCACGAATCTTCATTCCTGCTGCCTCATATTTAGCTGCAAATCCCCCAGGACAAAATCTGGATCCTGGTTCAGATCTTTCCAAGGAGGCCGCCTTTCCGTCCAGTGGGTTACAGTAAACACTTGGGTTAGCAGCTCTTCCTGGGGACTGAATGAACGCTTCCTCCGTGGACTCCTGAGCATTGGTCTCTGGAGCAGGTCTCTCTCGTGTCCACCAAGCCAGGTGGGAGTGAGAGATGTTAGACCATCATGGGCCAGAGCACAGATCTGTTTAAAAAGGCTCAACTGTGCTGAAACacgtctccacctcctcgtgtcCTCACCTCAGGGACCAGATCCCATCAATCAGGACGTGGAGCACGAGAGCAATGGACAATTTTTGTCCTGAAGATATTGAAAGGTCTCTGAAATGTCCCCGTGTTGCTGTGGTGACCAGTATTGCCagcattttcctttgttttctggGGCCACGCAGACAGAAAGCCTTTCATACTCTACGGGAAGCGCTCAAGTGTAACTTCGAGCATTGGCAGATCTGGGAGAACTACATAACTGTTTGCACCGACATCGGAGACTTTAGTGAAGCCGTCAGCGCGTACCACCGGCTGATGGACCTCAGGGAAAACTACAAGGACGTCCAGGTAAAGGAGCTGGATGCTACAACGTGCTATTCGCTCTTTTATAGCAAACAATTACTGATTTCATAGTAATTCATATAAAACAAGTAATAATTCTTGTCTCTTCATATAAATTAACCGTACAATTAGTTTTTCCTGTGACAGATTCTGCAGATTCTTGTTGGAGCTGTAGTTGAAAACCTGACCGACAGCCACGGGGAGCCAGCAGCAACCATGCAGCCCAAAATGAAGGAGCTCCTGGGACGGGTGGGAGCCCGCCACAGCAGCGACGCTCATGTATGGCAGGCGTACGCACGACTGTACGGAGACGGCCACAGTTCCAACCCTGAGGACAATGAAAAGGTCTCAATTTTGTCTCATATTTTAACTTATTatgatgtacagtatatatctGTATACGACAGTCTAGTGATGGTATATGTCTGTATACGACGGTCTAGTGATGGTATATGTCTGTATACGACGGTCTAGTGATGGTATATGTCTGTATACGACGGCCTAGTGATGGTATATGTCTGTATACTACGGTCTAGTGATGGTATATGTATGTATACTACGGTCTAGTGATGGTATATGTCTGTATACGACGGTCTAGTGATGGTATATGTCTGTATACGGACGGTCTAGTGGTATATGTCTGTATACGACGGTCTAGTGATGGTATATGTCTGTATACGACAGCCTAGTGATGGTATATGTCTGTATACGACGGTCTAGTGATGGTATATGTCTGTATACGACGGTCTAGTGATGGTATATGTCTGTATACTACGGTCTAGTGATGGTATATGTCTGTATACGACGGTCTAGTGATGGTATGTCTGTATACGACGGTCTAGTGATGGTATATGTCTGTATACGACGGTCTAGTGATGGTATGTCTGTATATGACGGTCTAGTGATGGTATATGTCTGTATACGACGGTCTAGTGATGGTATATGTCTGTATACGACGGTCTAGTGATGGTATATGTCTGTATACGACGGTCTAGTGATGGTATATGTCTGTATACGACGGTCTAGTGATGGTATATGTCTGTATACGACGGTCTAGTGATGGTATATGTCTGTATACGACAGCCTAGTgatggtatatatatatatgctggaTGTACAACATAAGCACCTGTGCTGTAGAATGTATATATTCTCTTTTCCCTGGGTATTGAGTGACATAATGTTGATATTTGAGCTTCACGTGTCTCGGCTCGTCCCCGTGGTGTCCCCACTCACATGTGATTGGCGTGTTGTTCTTCAGGCGCTGGAGCTCCTTTCCAAAGAGCTTCGCTGTCGAGTTCGTGCTGGTGGTTGGGAGGCAGATCCGCTTCTCTTCAAGGAGgtgatccagagagctcttcaTCTGGGGGAAGGTGAGAACTCACCGGGACACGTTCTGGTGATTTAACtgaacacaggacacacacctttAACAGCTGGCACAGGTGTGCCACATTTGGGAGCAGGCGTTTCTAACCCATGTTTGTTGAGCTCCACACTGTTGAGGTCAGGAGACACGTCTCAGTGGAGGACAAACACATCTGCCACCGTGTCCTGGTCTGGCTGTCCAAGGTGGGACAGAACAGAGACCAACAGGTTTAACAGAAAGACAAACTTAATGGTCatgaaaatgctgctgctgttgttgatcCTGACTGAAAGTTATCAAGTACCCAGAAGAGCCGCTCATCctggaggggtcagaggtcaaacaggTCAGGACGTCATGGAACGGATCCTAAAGGTCTGATTCTCTTTCAGTGACTGTTGGCTGCAGTAACGCCAGGAGGGACTCTGCACAAGCTCTGCAGACGGTGTCCACCAGCCGCCTCACCCTCAGCAGCCTGAGCGCCAGAGCCAAGGTGATCCGCATTACCTGTTCCATCAGAACCAAAACAGTTATGCCCATTTTGGGTCTATTATCTAGTGTTTGGACGCAGTTGGTCTGACGTTAGATTATCTGGTCTGATGTTAGGTGATCCGGTCTCAATCAATCTttaatcagtctttatttatagagcgtcttatacaatcaaaattgtttcaaggcgctttccagaatcccagggcctgaggagaggagaggagaggagaggagaggagaggagaggagaggagaggaaaggaaaggaaaggaaaggaaaggaaaggaaaggaaaggaaggaaaggaaaggaaaggaaaggaaaggaaaggaaaggaaaccatgacccagtggggtgacagaggcctgtcaggtgatcatgtttctggaccccggcagcctcggcctatagcagcatagctaagatgtgacctaatctAAACCTAATAAGGTCTGACGTTAGGTGATCCGGTCTGACGTTAGATCATCTGATTTGATCTAATATTAGATAATCTGATCTATTATTAAATAATATGTAATCCGATCTGATCTAATGATAGAGAATCTAATTAGCACCATCATAGTTGAGGTTGTCAAACTGCACTCAAACACTGATGGAGCTGATCCAGAGTTCAACATTTCTAAAAAGTCACGATTTCATAAAATCACAAGGTTGAATGTTTTTGATCCAATCAGatcaaagtgtgtttatatAATTGATCATTAGAGGTTCTGCTTCCTGTGTTCCAGCAAAGGCACACAGATGTGGCCACGGGTCAGGTCCACGCGGAGCTCCAGGAGGTGGTCAACGCTTTAGACCAACTCGTCTCACAACTGCAGGAGCTGAACAGGAAGCTGCGAGAACAATGAGACTCTGCTTTGATCTTCAACGCCTTTAATAAAAGTGCTTCACACAGCCGTGTTGGTTTTCTGCTGTGAATGTGCGCTTGTATGGTGTCAGGACGGCTGCTTTAGCCTCGAGGCGTCTCATCCAGCTGCTCAGCCTGCTTCCTTTGAGCAGACGTCACACGGCTTAAAGGGAAGTGATCTGCAGCACTTATCTGAGGGATCAGTGCATTTCTCGCGCTGTGCATCAACGAGCTATAATGGTCACAAGTAGCCCGTAAGAGCCGTGTCAGAAACACGCCGGCACGTCACCCAGGAAACCACAAGACCAGCTCAGCGCTACGATGGCACGAACAGCACAATCGGTTCGTctgacacagagagaaaaacCTCTTCTCAACTCTCGAAACACATTCTTCTGGTTTGCAGACATTTTTCTGTTCAAACTGGCTCGTTTAAAAGGCTCCGCACACGTTTCTCTGCTCAAGACACATGAGCTAACTGGCCCTCACATGTGCCACGTCATGGTTTCATTCAGTATTACCAAGACCAGGTTGTGAGCTGGAAGACGCTTCTTCCCTCAGTGTCTCAGGGATGATCTTGCCTGTCCTGGACCAAGTCTTGGGCCACACCTGCTCTTTTCCCCCTATATTTATATACGTCTTCTATGCATATGTTTCACTGACATGTTACTGACATgtttcctcgtgttactggtcgaggagggggagtggcagcaatctatcactccaagttattaattaatcccagaccaaaacatggctccagttcatttgaaagcctgactcttggcatcacccatctgaactggaggacagaaaagccacttctgtttgtagttgtatatcagccccctgctgggccacattcagagttcctgtctgagttctctgacttcttacctgacttggtccttagaacagacaaagtcattatcattggagactttaatatccatgtagacgtaaatgacagctttagaaatggcttcattagcagataaaccaaccaactcatagcttcaaccacaccctagatctagtcctgactgatggtgttgaggtagaacatgtgtcagtgttccctcagaaccccctcctgtcagaccattctttgatcacttttacatttatgattaaggattcttctatgctcagagctcagtcttactatagcagatgtctttcagataatgctgtagctaagtttaaggaagtgatccctgtgctgatcccaggaccaccgtgtgtttccccagggatcagtcattataatcttagccctgctgaggttgactctattgctgaaggtgcagcaacctcactgagaatcacgcttaattctgttgcccccctgaaaaagaaaatagtaaatcagaggaggtgtggcccctggtataattcacatatcaggaccctcaagcagaaagtgcgaagactggaaaggaagtggcattcttgtaaaatagatagctatcatgtagcctggaaagactgtctattagtttacaaaaaggccctccgcaaggctagaacagcttatttttcttctttaattgaggaaaataagagcaaccccaggattcttttcagcactgtggccaaattaaccaagagtcacagtgttttagatccaggtattccttcttcccttagtggtgaagacttcatgagcttcttcactgataaagttctagctatcagagagaaagctaaccaggtcATCCCGacactggaccatcaccagatgtgctgactgtgggaacatacagggtctccaacgagcccttaaactccttcagccctatatatttttctgaggcgtcttcgctaattcagaaatccaagaccaccacgtgtcctttagatcccatcccaacacacctgttgaaggatgttttaccactgataggcagttctatcctggaccagatcaatggttctttagtgtcaggttatgtaccctggtcctacaaggtggcagtgattaagccgttgcttaaaaaaaccatcactggatcctgatgtcttagcaaattataggccaatatccaaccttccttttatctctaaagttctagagaaggtggtggtgactcagttactggagcacctgcagaggaacagcctgtttgagatgtttcagtcaggctttagagctcatcacagcacagaaacagcacttcttaaagtcactaatgatcttctcatagcttcagatcatggactggtctctatgctggttctgctggacctcggtgctgcttttgatccagttgatcacagcatcctgtttcttctctactgacagagaagttagtgaagctccagacctgtcttaaagacataaagtcctggatgtcttcaaatgtcctcctccttaacccaggaaaaactgaggtcatggtgtttggtcctgaacctctcagggatagat
It includes:
- the ttc27 gene encoding tetratricopeptide repeat protein 27 isoform X3, translated to MEGDFEAVLRNQHILDLLAGDGSGADEDIEAYLEGRVSLYLTCGPCDDQRTRELVLLVLAASCLHLFAQSNWTGPSVSIALCDLLPPALTAQTHTLDEALRSHLLLDGESVYTLVANPFLLLLARVILVKCSSRMLSLQLVPWWTLRYISLHQQILEDCSPQLHSLAQSSMDTVMKCEPGLSEHCTLATQFHLECSYISLMYYDYKLAKEHIRKAQELSGLDISMTGALGKRTHFQQKNLAQLVLRVERKEEQAKVSQEDSPSYTPPSMLPRDYRLNDDTVLDHISFAEPGQYDLPDLRAEEQAVMLGVCTDFQKNNPVHRLTEEQLLAFTSCILSQPKFWAVHVSALCLRTSLEKGSSRRAERGMMQLQAIVDHFEDQRCPVTERLKVFYCSRVSPRWVIQKQLAGLLSDLGCISSALLTYEKLQLWEDVVICYERLGQHGKAEEVVRRELEKKETPSLYCLLGDILKDHQYYDRAWELSGRRSARAMRSKALLHLQNKELQQGVSCFQESLRINTIQLGVWFALGCAYLALEDYEGAARGFHRCVGLEPDNAEAWNNLSTAYIRLRMKQKAFHTLREALKCNFEHWQIWENYITVCTDIGDFSEAVSAYHRLMDLRENYKDVQILQILVGAVVENLTDSHGEPAATMQPKMKELLGRVGARHSSDAHVWQAYARLYGDGHSSNPEDNEKALELLSKELRCRVRAGGWEADPLLFKEVIQRALHLGEVTVGCSNARRDSAQALQTVSTSRLTLSSLSARAKQRHTDVATGQVHAELQEVVNALDQLVSQLQELNRKLREQ